One Nicotiana tomentosiformis chromosome 1, ASM39032v3, whole genome shotgun sequence genomic window, acaatattgtatattcggttctcgtgatcattccatgtattcggttagagttcgtgacttattactaccagtcttgggaggttgtacattcatatttgttccgctgttagttttggttacttatttaattaaaaaataaatggctccaaaaaaatgtaattgaaatcggcttacctagtcttagagaccaggtgccatcacgacgcctgtggtgggatttttggatcgtgacatttatCCGCAGCAATTGAATGAATTGAAATGCCCTAACTCTCCTAACTGAAAGTGTAACAGAAACTGGTACTCCCGTAGCCCTTAACCCCTTTTCAATTAATTACATTTCATAGTAAATGACAAATATGCCCGTGCACTAACAAACTAACTTTCTGACTCTATTAATTCTCTGAATTGGCATATAACATTTCCTAAAAAGGATGGATAAAAAGCAGAGAAAAAACGAAGGAAGAAAATTGGGAAAAGAATAGataaagagagaaagagagagagggagCGAGAGAGGGAGCGAGACGGAGAGAGAGTAGAGATGGAGATTTCTTATTCAATTActaatataaagggatattcattaatactaatttgtagtatataattgataaattgtatatgctcatgtaattaaattaaaacttgatTAAAGACagtaataaagtttcatatataatataggaaggtaaaaatacCTAGCATTTATAGTGTAGGCTGAACTCTGCAACAGATGATGAAATTACTCTTTGGTAAGGGAATGTTTTATGgcttttaaatttggaaaaagGGCCAAATTTCCCGTTTTACTCTCCGAAAAAGTTCAATTTGCCCTCCGGTCTAAAAAAGTCCTAATACTATGTTAAGTGCGGAAAAAACTTTGATAATTTTTCGACATGGATGCCACGTGGAAAATTGTGATCTCTAAATCAATTATCTTTTTCCCTCATGCAAATTTACCCATCTATTATTCAATTTGGAGCAATTTTTTCCATCTATTATTCTATTTGGAGCAATTTTCGTGATGGCTTTACTTTTTTAACTTCTCACTTTAAATAATTTTCCTCTTTAATTTGTTAGACTTGAGTTTAAAATACAATTGCCAAAACAGCAAGTTGTAGCCAGAGGCAAAGCTAGGATTTAAAGTGTATGGGTTCTAAATTATAAGAAAAGATGATGATCTAAAACTAATATACAATAACAAGCTGACTAAAGAATGAGTATCGATATCTAATATATATTAAAGGTAACGAACCACACAAACACAATATATGAATATAAACATTATCATTTCAATTGAACTCGACGACTTGTTATGTTTTGAAAACGATCAATGATCGCATCATTAGGTACACTTTCAAATACTCCATCCTCTATATAACAAACTAAACAATCATTTAAAAAGTCATCACCAATTCTGTCTCGCAAGTCATTTTTAATAAACTTCATTGAGGAAAAAGCCCTTTCGACCGTTGCAATAGCCACGGGTAATATCAAACTTAGTTTCACAAGCAAATAAACAAGTCTCCATGTCTTGTGAATATTTGTTTTAACCAATGTCTTCGAGAGATCGCCAAGCCCTTTCAAGTTAGAGAATGCATTGTCCATTTCTCGAACATAGTCAATATAGTTGTCAAGCTCAAAACTAAGATATTCAAGCTTAGAAGCAGTGAACTCATTTTAATAATATGTAGCAAGTTTCATAATCTTATTTTTATCATAATTTGCAAAAAAATATCGGGACTCAAACTAGCCATACCAAGAAGCAGATCAGTATTCACTTCACTAAAACGATTGTTAAGCTCCGAAAGTTACAAATCAATAGTGGCACAAAAAACGTCTACATGCAAATGATGAGAATATGTAACAGTTGAGCTTTTACGCTTCAACTTTCCAAGACTATACTTCTTATCCATTTTTGGGATCACAATACCATTCTTATCACAAAACGAAGAGACATCTTCTAACAAAGAATTTCATTTAGATTCCCAGATTGTTTGCAATTACCTCTTTGTGAAATGAACAAGTTTCATAGTATTAACAATATCTTGATCTTTTATTTGCAGCGCCATATTCAAATCATATGTAATTGCcattatttttaacatcaaatgtaATATATATACAAACTCATAAGATCTTATATCTTCCACTAGACATTTTGCCAGTGCTTTCTCCTGATAATTTGAACCCTCATTTGCAAGAACTCCAAGTACATGAACAATTGATGAGAATAAAGATATAAAGTTGCGCAATGTCTTAAAGTGAGACCCCCAACGGGTATCACCTGGTCTTTGAAACCCAAGTTCTTGATTTAATCCACTTCCTGTATGAACTTCACCAAGCACTAATAATTTATCTAATTTTTCAGCTTGATCATCTTTAAGTATCTCCCTACGCTTATAAGATTCTCCAACAACATTCAGAACATTAGCAAGAAtgtcaaaaaaattatttatatcatGGTGTTTCTTTGCAACAGCTACAAGAGTCAATTGCAATTGATGAGCAAAGCAATGTACACAATATGCCGGAGGATTATCTTTCAGAATCAAAGCTTTAAGACCATTAATTTCTCCTTGCATGTTACTAGCTCCATCATACCCTTGTCCCCGTATTAAAGATAAACTCAATGAATGTTGTAAAAGCAaagaatttattattttttgtaatgcaTATGCAGTTGTATCTTTAACATGAACAAGACCAAGGAATCGCTCAATAAGTTCACCCTCTTTATTGACATAGCGCAGAATAAGAGCCATTTGTTCCTTATGAAAGACATCTTTAGACTCATCAACAAATATCCCAAAAAAATTTCCATTCAAGTCTTCAATAATTGCTTTCGCCATTTCTTCTGAACAAGAATTCACAATATCTTTTTGAATATCAGGAGAAGTCATAGTGTTATTTTTTGGAGCTTTTTCTAATACCACATTTTTCACATCTTCCTTCTTATCCAAATACTATTTTAAAAGATCTAAAAAATGGCCTCTTCTTGTAGAAGTTACACTCTCATCATGGCCTCAAAAAGGAATTCCTTCTTTCAAAAGATACCTTATCACATCAATTGAAGCATTCAAGTGAACTCGATGTTCACTTTTAATTTTCTCGGATTGCTTGTCCAAAGATGTTAGAATAGATTGTGTTGAAACATCGATTATGAACACTATTCACATGACCCACATGTGATTTAAGTCTTTCTAAACCTTTATTCCAACCTCTAAAACCATTTATTGTGAAAGCATCACCTATTTTTCCCCCATATCCTCCAATCTCATTTCTAACCATTGAGAACATGAAGTTTTAAACCATTCAGGATTAAACTGACGCATTATTCCTCTAAAATCTCTTTTTGGAAAGACAAAATCACGAGGTTGACAAGGTCCATTTTGTATATAATTTCTCCTTACTCTGTCACGTAAATTAGGTGGATATGCTGAAATTAGTTTTCTTTGAGCGGGATCGGGCTCATAATCCAACACTTTATCCGATGCTTGGGAAGGATTAATATTGTTACTAATAACTGGATATAGAGAACTTGACAAAGGAGAGCTAGAAGAAGATGCAGAAGCTTGAGCTTTGTAAAAACTCGTGATCATATCGACTTTTGCTAGAAGACCCTAAAAATTACAAAACAAAATTACACTTCAAGACcctaaaaattacaaaataaaattaCACCCAAAAGTTGGTCTCACTAAGAAACTAAAAATAAGAAAGTAGGACCACATACCTTGTGTGTCGATTTGTCGGAGAATCCAAGTTTGAACTTTTGGAAAGTACAAAAGCACAAATTGACAAAGAGAATGAAGTTCAAAATGTAGGACAACCCTAGAATCAAAGATTAAAAATCAGATTTTGTATAAATTgtcaaatataaaatataagaGGAAAACATGAAGAGAAAAAAATCAGGAAAGAGGAATTGAAGAAGGAAGAAGAGTCTAACTTCTAAGAGAGTAAGAGCATACACAACGAGAGTTTGAGGGCATCCGGCTCCGGCAGAGGGTTGTAGCagcgatcaaatcatcaaaagaCTGACAGAGGCAAAGAAATCTAGCTTTTTTGATTTGGGAATTAGAAAGGCAGAAGGTGTGTTGGCTGTTTTTGTTTAAAATGAATTGTTTATTAGAAAGAGAAAATGCTTTATATTTTAtgtattaaaaagaataaattttAGTCTAAAGTAAGCCAAAAAGTGTCCTTTGGAGTTGTTTGAGAATTACATTGTCGTTAGTTTGTGCTTTCTGAAATTCTTTTTGTAGTTGTTCGAGAATTACATTGTCCTTAGTTTGTGTTTTCTgatatattttttgtaaaaaacaATTGTGATTTctgatatatttttttttgtaaaaaacaACAAAATAGCACACTGCTTCGAGCGGGATTCGAACCCACGTGTTCTCTGCGCGAACTCAGAACTCTTACCATTAAACCCAAACCTCTTTTGTTACTGGGTTCGGcatgatatatttatatagaaacagtaaattttttaatacaaatacagggTCTCAAAAAAGTCACTGGGTTCGCTCGAACCCGCACCCTCTACTGTAGCTCCGCCCCTTGTTGTAGCACCTTAAAAGTGACATTATATTGTGGTAAAAGATGACATTTAATTTTGATTTTGTTAATTACTTATCTGAAGTCTTAGTTGGATCTTAGTTCTGAGAAGCTTAACTCACTAGTGATCTTCACTAAAGATAATACATGGAAAATCCATACACCATTTTTGAATTGTGAATTTCTCttctaaaatttttaaaatattttctgctACCTAACCAAATACCAAACAATAAGTAAGAAAATCACATATtttcctagaaaatattttcaaaacacaCCCTTAAAGTAGAGTACTTTTCTTTTTACATACTTTTTGTTTGAAGTATGCACCGTCAGTTGCAGTTTGATTCATTTTATTGAACCACACATGAaaatatcttctttttttttaacaaAGTGACGATGAAAGTAAAATTCAAACCTTTATCAACTCTAATAACTTATTAAATTATAAATCATCTTATGTAAAATTTTAAATTGTTAATAGCATAAACTCTGCTCTTTCTTTAATCTGCAACAAAcgttgtatacggtcaaaacagATTTCGGCTTTCTTACGTTCGATCGAGATCGAGTGGCAAGAAGCCAGAGTAGAATTTTGGGAGTAAGCTCCGAAGGCAGTACAAACGAGCCTTGAGTCCAAAGGaagctcgaggagtcggctcgataatcctatcgagcccgaGGCGTTGCTTCGAGTTCTGAAATGCACCACGCCCGCCCCGAAGGTCGAGCTCAAGCCAAGACCGAAGAGCCGACCCGGTAACGGGTTCGGGCCAGTATCGAGTTCGAGCCAGTGTCAAGCACAAGAGCCGTTGTAACCGCACcaaggagagaatcttggcgggaatcgaggaagagacaaatcatcatgagttctccactatatgctttattttattattttattacaaataatgtaatgaccctctattataaaagggagGGTCCTTGTAAGCTAAGGGCAGGACAGATAGCAAcaaaaagatcacttctcatacTAAAAGACATCCCCTTGTGTTTGATtgactttatcttattcattctttttgctcactattttcattctcatagtcaagaatacacttATTTCTATTTCTCAacacgatttatatcaaattgtatcgcatatccttagaaccaaacacaaatctaacgttattcaatttttcgggtaaatagtttggcgcccattgTGGGGTTAAGGGTAACAGtagttgtttgatacaaatctgtaATACACACCGGTTTACAACTTCAAATCGACAAttggcaaaccctcgattgatggctttacctatcgaccttGAAGCCGGCCTTAAAGATGAAACCAGCAACTTGATACCCAGGACCGGAAGGCGAATTAACGAGGCCaccgaagctcgagtcgaagcaccgctagatgtcaattcacaagtggctcttgaggcgaaccaacattCGAAACCGGAAAAAAATAtttagggcggtactcgatccgtaactcgagacacccataacgtggaagagatcggagtcagcttacggatgatcttcgagatgttacaagcccaacaaatagcgatagctctattgcagagccaaactcaggtacaaagcaggccagagcccaatccgcttcgagaaatcacccacagaacggaaccagccatagtgaagtcaaacgaggaggaatcggggactactcccgaaattactaaattgctcgaggaactcacaaaacgagtcgaaaccaatgataaaaaagtagaaacatataattccagggtcgatcagatcccgggagctccaccaatgataaaagggctagattcaaaaaaattcattcaaaagccttttccctcgagtgcagccccaaaaccaatccccaagaaattccgtatgcccgaaacttccaaatataacggtacgactgaTCCTAACGAGCATGTCatctcttacacatgtgccatcaaaggtaacgatttggaggacgatgcgatcgaatccgtgttgttgaaaaagttcggggagaccctctcgaagggagcaatgatctggtatcacaatttaccaccaaattccatcgattcttttgctatatTAGCATATTCATtcataaaggcacatgctggttcCATAaaagttgcaacaaggaaatcagacctcttcaaagtaaagcaaaggggtaatgaaatgctgtgGGAAtttgtatcccgatttcaaatggaacgcatggaattgccaccggtcacagacgattgggccgtataagctttcacccaagggttgaatgaactaagttcgacagcatcacgtcggctgaaataaaatttgatcgagtatccagcaataacttgggcagatatacacaaccgatatcaatcgaaaattagggtcgaggatgatcaatcgggagctccgtatggacccgtgcatcaTAGAAGGACAACTACTAAAAGCCAAAGGAGATCggcagagaacaaaggtcgaacagagaccaatACCAACCATACGTCACAAATcagatgaacaacggttcagcacgtaATACAGTTCGGagcaatcgaaggattgatcgagggcagAATTCTCGgagacttatgagcaagagcggctttgataaatatgtcgatcctatagaagcacctcgattatcagagtataacttcagcgttggtgcttccgccatcgtgtcggctatcgtacgcatcaaagatactaaatggcctcgacccatgcagacagatcctgcccaaaggaatcccaatcaaatgtgcgaatatcatggcacccatggccacagaacggaagactacaggcaactaagagaggaagtagcccgcttatttaaaaaagggcaccttcgggaatttttgagtgatagggtgaagaaccattttaaaaacagggatttcaacaagcaaaacgagcaagaagaaccgcagcacgtcattcacatgatcatcgatggcgtcgatacccctcagggaccagtgcttaaacgcactaaaacatcgattgtgagggaaaagagATCTCGGACttaagattacgcacccatagggactttgtccttcgatgatgaagatgtaGGAGGaatcatccaacctcataacgatgcaccgGTAATatccctttttggaaggccatggatccataacatgagagcagtaccttcgaccctacaccaggccctcaaattcccaacatcgagaggtgtcaaaatggtgtacggagaacaaccagccgcaaaggaaatgttcgccgtcgagaaAGCAAAATCAATGTCCTCGCCTTCGTCGATAAAGGGATCGGCCTCAGAAGGagaacgagataccaaatagcaatcacagacatcggcttcgacccagccagataactagaagatcgaagaagatgatgatcaaagggtccctcaaTCTTTCATGATtctcgatgactccgacgccaccaaatcaacaatcgaggaactagagcaagtcacactaatcgagcactggcccgggcgaaaggtatacttgggaacggggttgagccccgaactcaggaagaaacttgttcaatttcttatcaataacgtcaattgttttgcatggtcccatttagatataacagggatcccaccggacataacgatgcatcggctaagcttggaccctaggtttagaccggtaaagcaaaagagaagaccccagtccgagggaaagcacgcattcataaaggacgaggtaaccaaacttctcaagatagggtccattagggaggtgaaatatcccaattgttagccaatgtagttgtagtgcctaaaatgGGGGggcaaacttagaatgtgtgtagactataaggatttgaacaaagcatgccccaaagattccttttcgctgcccaatatcgatcgcatgatcgatgccatggccggccacgagatcctcacttttctcgatgcctattctgggtataatcaaatccagatgaacctggaggactaggaaaagacttcgtttgtcaccaaatatggaacatattgttataatgtgatgcccttcggactaaaaaccgcaggggctacttaccaacgcctagtaaataaaatgttcgaagaacaaataggtaaatcaacggaagtttatattgatgacatgctagttaagtccctgcgcgcagacgaccatttgacccatttgtaggaaaagttcgagattttgaggaaatacaacatgaagctcaaccccgaaaaatgtgctttcggggtcggttcgggcaagttcttTGGCTTCATGGTGTCGAATCGgagaatcgagattaaccccgacaaaatcaaggccatcgaagacatcgccatcgtggacagcgtgaaagctgtacaaaagCTAACGGGATGGATTGCAgctttaggccgattcatttcgagatcatcagatcgaagtcacaaatttttctctctactcaaaaagaagaacgatttcgcttggacaccggaatgccaacaagcactagaggaactaaaacgatatctatcgagcccccactacttcacactccaaaaatagacgaaaaactttgcttgtacttggaagtatcggaagtcgccgtaagtagtgtcctaattcgagaagagcaaggtacgcaattccccatttattatataagtcggaccctaggagaagcggaaactaggtatccgcacctagaaaaattggcacttgcactaataagcgcctctagaaagttaaggtcgtactttcaatgccatcccatatgggtattaaccacttacccgcttcgtaatattttgcacaagcccaagCTAtcaggccggttggccaaatgggtcgtcgagcccagtgggtacgatatcgaatatcaaccccgtacggccatcaagtctcaaattttagcagactccgtggccgatttcacaccaaccctcgtacccgaagtcgaaaaagaacttcTGTCGGAattgggtacatcatcggggatATGGACCTtttttacggacggagcttcgaacataaaagggtccggactaggcatagttttgaaatcacccacaagtaacactattagacaatctattaaaactaccaggttgactaacaatgaggccgagtatgaagccatgattgcaggtctcgagctagctaaaaacttgggagcagaagtcattgaagccaattgtgactctttgctagtggtgagtcaagtaaacaaaaccttcgaagtccgagaaggtagaatgcaacggtatttagacaaactgcttgtcactttacaccatttcaaataatggactatacggcatgttccacgagagcagaATAATgaagccgatgcacttgcaaatttgggatcgtctgtcgaggtagatgatttgagctcggggactatcgttcaactttcgagatcagtaatcgaagaaggtcacgccgagataaattctacaagcttaatcTGGGATTAGAAAagtaagtatattgaatacttaaagagcggaaagctcccatcggaccctaaagattctagggccctacggactaaagctgctcgattcacattggcttcgGATGGAATGCTATATCGAAGGGCAtacgatggaccgttggcagtatgtTTGGGTCCGgcagataccgattacatcctatgggaagtgcacgagggcacttgtgggaatcactccggtgccaatgcattagttcgaaaaataatcagagcagggtattattggatcgatatgggcaaagacgcgAAGGagtttgttcgtaaatgtgacaaatgtcaaaggtatgtgccaatgatccatcaacccggagagcaacttcactcagtcctatccccatggccgttcatgaaatggggaatggatatcgtcggccctctgccatcaaccccaggtaaagccaaattcattttatttatgactgactatttctctaaatgggttgaagtgttcgagaaaataagagagaaagaagttatagtctttatttgggatcatattgtatgtcgattcgggatacccgccgaaatagtatgtgacaatggaaaacaattcgttggcagcaaggtaacaaaattcttcgaagatcacaaaaaaagaaggatactatcaacgCAAGCCGAATctacgaacaaaactatcattcaaaacctagagaagaggctgaacgacgctaaaggaaagtggagagaaatcctacccgaagtcctttgggcatatcgaacgacgtcaaaatccagtacgggggcaaccccgttctccttagtatatgggtctgaagcattgataccagttgaagtcggcgaacccagtaccagatttcgatacacaacagaagaatcaaataacgaggctatgaacactagcctcgaattatcagacaaaaaacgagaagctgctctcgtccagttggctgcccaaaagcaacgaatcgaaagatattataatcgaagaaccaagctccgccatttcaagcccggggacttagtgttaataaaagtcaccatcaatacccgaaatccgaacgaaggaaaactaggaccaaattgggaaggaccgtatcaggtgctcgagaacgtcggaaagggatcatacatgctcggcattataaacggcaaacagttatcaagcagctggaatgtatcacatctaaaacggtactactgctaaggtacgacctttccatattcatttgcatttcgaaactaacccctgcagaagtccgtacaagagctaagatggatctttcgctcgaaagcacgcgttgcactcttttttccttagaccggttttatcccaaatgggtttttcggcaaggtttttaatgaggcaaccattgatcgtgttGTACTTACAataatatccgaggcctctttacaatcgacctcgaatactgggggggcattaggccctcaaactcatcgagttcagatgcaagaaagttatttcgcaacaacagGGTTCCCATAGGAAaatttgtaagagccaaatggtcgaaacgaaccatgctcatgtcgattggcccgaacccaggcgcaaaacatgaacacatgtataataaaTTGCACAGAAAGTCCTCCTCTTTAGCGACATCcaagaaaattcctctatttttgaGATTTATCGCACAATTAGAATCAAGACAAATTCGACGACTAATAAGTCTATGGGCcactttttatttcgagttcgagcaagcactcactcgacaattacgcctacgggctacattactttgagttcgaaacattcactcgactaatgagcctacgggctactttgacttcgagttcgagcaaacactcactcgaccattatgcctacggggtacaatacttcgagttcgaaacattcactcgactaataagcctacgggctactttgatttcgagttcgagcaagcactcactcgaccattatgcctacgggctacattacttcgagttcaaaatattcactcgactaatgagcctacgggctactttgatttcgagttcgagcaaacactcactcgaccattacacctatgaggtacaatacttcgagttagaaacattcactcgactaataagcctacgggctactttgatttcgagttcgagcaagcactcacttgaccattacgcctacgggctatattacttcgagttcgaaacattcactcgactaatgagcctacaggctactttgacttcgagttcgagcaaacactcactcgaccattacacctacggggtacaatacttcaagttcgaaacattcactcgactaataagcctacgtgctactttgatttcaagtttgagcaagcactcactcgaccattatacctatgggctacattacttcgagttcgaaacattcactcgactaatgagcctacgggctactttatttcaagttcgagcaagcactcgctctagaattatgcctacgggctacattactacAAACTAGAAATGTTCGCTCAAGCATCACGCTTACGGGTTATATTACATCCAGTTCGAACCATTCACTTGACGGCTAATAAGCCTATAAGTTGCTTTCATTTTAAGATTGGGCGAGGACTCACTCGGAATATCATGCCTAAGGGATATTTTTTCTTCAAGTTCGAATTATTGACACAACTagcaagcctaagggctacatcacttcaagttcgaAAAAACAATCGATCGATCATAGAGACTACGAAGTCAAAATTTGATTAAAGTCTTCACAAAATGAGTCGACCAAGttgtatatatacaaaattgtctACATGATTGATTGCGTGATACATACAGcactaaaaaaattaattaagaactaagcttcctggtcatcctcaGGGGCATTCGCTTCTCTGTCGGgctcttccccgtcctcggatccactcttgctaccgtcatcgtcatcatcatcagaagccaaggcttcagcttcagcttcagcttcaagctctttagccttttttatctcttcggtaagatcgaaacctcgagcgtgtatctccacTAGGGTCTCTCTTCgagacctacatttagcaagttcggcaacccaatgagctcgagcatcggcAGTATCCGCCACCTCCtgtgcctccatctgagcagcctcgacA contains:
- the LOC104121684 gene encoding uncharacterized protein; protein product: MTSPDIQKDIVNSCSEEMAKAIIEDLNGNFFGIFVDESKDVFHKEQMALILRYVNKEGELIERFLGLVHVKDTTAYALQKIINSLLLQHSLSLSLIRGQGYDGASNMQGEINGLKALILKDNPPAYCVHCFAHQLQLTLVAVAKKHHDINNFFDILANVLNVVGESYKRREILKDDQAEKLDKLLVLGEVHTGSGLNQELGFQRPGDTRWGSHFKTLRNFISLFSSIVHVLGVLANEGSNYQEKALAKCLVEDIRSYEFVYILHLMLKIMAITYDLNMALQIKDQDIVNTMKLVHFTKSFELDNYIDYVREMDNAFSNLKGLGDLSKTLVKTNIHKTWRLVYLLVKLSLILPVAIATVERAFSSMKFIKNDLRDRIGDDFLNDCLVCYIEDGVFESVPNDAIIDRFQNITSRRVQLK